In one Gracilinanus agilis isolate LMUSP501 chromosome 6, AgileGrace, whole genome shotgun sequence genomic region, the following are encoded:
- the HAUS3 gene encoding HAUS augmin-like complex subunit 3 has product MSCGDEFVDTLKKIGYPKSDNLNGEDFDWLFETVENKPFLEWFCKNVNEQHVLTEKELQAFSTLQKSGKPILEEQALDEVLKTRKTSDLKTSSLEGVELEKLETELQALQKLKNLKIQRRSKFQLITSANSHSSLQLSAKEEEVAKNLKESQGFLNAVNSKITNELQDLIDGVEKLTSFFGCLERKQGTAPVFLSQLALEKYLSQEGQSTVALTSYTKKHFFQGIQDLVESSNEENFQLFDIQTSSVYDDNDNEAHEERRLEMARMQLAYVCVQHQLIQLEANKCSLQSRIKCAEETLQTLSGKALDKENLEAEISNFSSEILKLEEQITQLNNKTLPAVVKENAQLLNMPVVKGDFDLQLARQDYYTSRQELVLNQLIKQKASFELLQLAYEIELRKHRDTHRQLESLTQELSQSNTILHRRLEMLADPSISLQTHPRNTIDAKDCSTHRLYQLLEGENKKQELFRTYEGLEKVAQKLKEDVSSARDQLVIVAQEHSLFLSKLNNGVDMLCDTLYCGGNQLYLSDQELKEQFHQVDSHLKKLNHLLMDILANVKAKRRILATDKLYQMERELYVYFFKDKEYLRDIVENLENQLKITTIGLENQE; this is encoded by the exons AAATAAACCTTTTTTGGAGTGGTTCTGTAAAAATGTGAATGAACAGCATGTATTGACTGAAAAAGAACTGCAAGCTTTTAGCACCCTTCAAAAATCTGGCAAGCCCATCCTAGAAGAACAAGCATTGGATGAAGTTCTTAAAACTCGGAAAACTTCTGATCTGAAAACATCTAGTTtggaaggagttgaactagaaaaattagagactGAACTCCAAGCTCTTCAGAagttaaaaaatctaaaaattcagCGACGTAGTAAATTCCAGTTGATAACTTCAGCAAACAGTCATAGCTCACTCCAGTTAAGTGCTAAAGAAGAAGAAGTTGCTAAAAATTTAAAGGAGAGTCAAGGATTTCTAAATGCTGTAAATTCCAAGATAACTAATGAACTTCAAGATCTTATTGATGGAGTTGAGAAATTGACATCATTCTTTGGTTGTTTAGAGAGAAAACAAGGAACAGCACCAGTATTTTTATCTCAGCTtgccttggaaaaatatttaagccAAGAAGGACAAAGCACAGTAGCATTAACTTCATACACcaaaaaacatttctttcagGGTATACAGGATCTAGTTGAAagttcaaatgaagaaaattttcaGCTTTTTGATATACAAACATCATCTGTTTATGATGATAACGATAATGAAGCTCATGAGGAGAGACGCCTTGAGATGGCTAGGATGCAGCTGGCTTATGTTTGTGTACAACATCAATTAATTCAATTGGAAGCAAACAAATGTAGCCTTCAATCACGTATAAAATGTGCAGAGGAGACTCTTCAAACCCTGTCTGGCAAG GCTCTTGACAAAGAAAACTTAGAGGCTGAAATTTCTAACTTCAGCAGTGAGATTCTTAAACTTGAAGAACAAATCACCCAACTGAATAATAAAACATTGCCTGCTGTGGTGAAAGAAAATGCTCAATTACTGAATATGCCTGTTGTGAAGGGAGATTTTGATCTGCAACTTGCTAGACAAGACTATTACACTTCAAGACAAGAATTAGTTCTTAATCAGCTGATAAAACAGAAGGCATCTTTCGAACTTCTGCAGCTAGCATATGAGATTGAACTGAGGAAGCATCGGGATACTCACCGGCAACTTGAAAGCTTGACTCAGGAACTTAGTCAAAGTAATACTATATTGCATCGACGATTAGAAATGTTAGCTGACCCATCTATATCTCTGCAGACTCATCCAAGGAATACTATTGATGCCAAGGATTGTTCTACTCATAG GCTTTATCAGCTtttagaaggggaaaataagaaacaaGAATTGTTCAGAACATATGAAGGTCTGGAAAAAGTGGCTCAGAAACTGAAGGAAGATGTTTCATCTGCACGAGATCAACTGGTGATAGTTGCTCAAGAacattctctctttctgtccaaACTGAATAATGGTGTGGATATGCTTTGTGATACGTTGTATTGTGGAGGAAACCAGCTTTATCTTAGTGATCAG gaattAAAGGAACAGTTTCATCAAGTTGACTCTCATTTGAAAAAGCTAAATCATCTGCTTATGGACATTCTTGCTAATGTAAAGGCAAAGAGAAGAATTTTGGCAACCGATAAACTATATCAAATGGAACGagaattatatgtatattttttcaaagataaaGAATATTTACGGGATATTGTGGAGAATTTAGAGAATCAGTTAAAGATTACAACTATTGGTCTTGAAAATCAAGAATGA